A window of the Ogataea parapolymorpha DL-1 chromosome V, whole genome shotgun sequence genome harbors these coding sequences:
- a CDS encoding Protein RMD9-like, mitochondrial — MFRSLTSNSLKQGQRVSTKALQHQPSPQTRLLNSLVEQQGSGQSFSSKKYNSTVIPHQQRNVGNYTVAPHELSNNNWRSYTPEDSSTHRDLLAFDQCLLQNSTYDLATGRISGGVDNFWAAVKKIIPLYRSLVHTGELDEKRMGEFVSLLRNGLRIHRLELSKLKKNLDKDSTNPIKNIHYLLTCAIREVSYNLLDGSITLNAHGLTHLFKAYKDLGFTFEAVHIWETGKSNPKLYHLFTSEPVLGSIFPFLVESGDFNFEEVWSMYEKIKAGKGRNEKLHNELQVGMIRVCLFKGRTQDALNVFQQLSSDVYSRFISKGIDPPINVKSYMTMAHLSFIGFSKDIDTADVFFKDAVNESMPYLTPLQLNFVKKYLANTWEVTQDFEKVKSIWLTTWKDYETKKTSNSSVSSSLNDSFLSIFFAKNPEFSEPVFLELQQLIADYTSIRQIDEPFVNVLLSKSTIWRNARTLEYIFKIAQDNDFSKTNVFYRCCLKACGTVDIGAEQILILFRQLLSLNASTGMKYIAHADWIALRDATINSQQLYTFSDPNSRIDIYFKLWKLCAPYFISLANFKNYIYKDIRLNYNYSQIFQQMPNIKTDIEVPEITLFNRNVAIDSYIGYAY; from the coding sequence ATGTTTAGATCGCTCACCTCGAATTCCCTTAAGCAGGGACAAAGGGTGTCGACCAAAGCCTTACAGCATCAGCCATCACCTCAGACAAGACTCTTGAATAGTCTTGTCGAGCAACAGGGCTCGGGCCAGTCTTTTAGCTCGAAGAAATATAATTCCACTGTTATCCCACACCAACAGAGAAACGTGGGGAACTACACCGTGGCACCCCACGAGCTTTCTAACAACAACTGGCGTTCATATACCCCAGAAGACTCGAGTACTCATCGGGATCTGCTTGCGTTTGACCAGTGCTTGTTGCAGAACTCCACTTACGATTTGGCTACCGGCCGCATAAGCGGCGGGGTTGACAATTTTTGGGCAGCCGTTAAAAAAATCATCCCCTTGTATCGGTCTCTCGTCCACACCGGGGAGCTAGACGAGAAGAGAATGGGGGAGTTTGTCTCGTTGCTTAGAAACGGACTGAGAATCCATAGACTTGAACTGtcaaagctcaagaaaaacttGGACAAGGATTCCACGAATCCGATCAAGAATATTCATTATCTTCTTACATGTGCCATTAGAGAAGTTTCTTACAACTTACTCGACGGCTCCATTACCTTGAATGCTCACGGTCTGACCCATCTATTCAAGGCTTACAAGGATCTGGGCTTTACCTTTGAAGCTGTTCACATTTGGGAGACTGGTAAGAGCAACCCAAAGCTTTACCATTTGTTCACTTCCGAGCCTGTCTTGGGATCGAtttttccatttttggTCGAGAGTGGGGACTTTAATTTCGAGGAGGTTTGGAGCATGTATGAGAAGATCAAGGCAGGCAAGGGCCGAAATGAAAAACTGCACAATGAATTGCAAGTGGGCATGATCAGGGTTTGTCTGTTCAAGGGACGTACCCAGGATGCGTTGAATGTCTTTCAACAGCTGTCTTCCGACGTCTATTCGAGGTTCATTTCCAAAGGTATCGATCCTCCTATCAATGTCAAGAGCTATATGACCATGGCTCACTTATCATTCATCGGCTTCAGCAAAGATATTGACACTGCAGAtgtgtttttcaaagatgCCGTTAATGAAAGCATGCCTTATCTGACGCCTCTCCAACTGAATTTTGTCAAGAAGTACCTCGCCAACACTTGGGAAGTGACCCAGGATTTTGAGAAAGTCAAAAGTATCTGGCTGACAACATGGAAGGACTACGAAACAAAAAAGACTTCGAACTCGTCtgtctcgtcctccttgaaTGACTCGTTCTTATCGATCTTTTTTGCGAAGAATCCGGAATTTTCAGAACCGGTTTTCCTCGAGTTGCAACAGCTCATTGCTGACTACACATCGATAAGGCAGATTGACGAGCCTTTCGTTAACGTGTTGCTTTCTAAGAGTACCATCTGGCGCAATGCTCGCACTTTAGAATACATCTTCAAAATAGCACAGGACAATGACTTTTCAAAAACGAACGTCTTTTACAGATGTTGCCTGAAGGCATGCGGTACGGTTGACATTGGTGCTGAGCAGATTTTAATATTATTCAGACAATTACTCAGCTTGAATGCCTCCACCGGAATGAAGTATATCGCTCATGCAGACTGGATCGCATTGAGGGACGCTACAATCAATTCTCAACAGTTGTACACTTTCAGTGATCCAAACTCCCGAATTGATATTTACTTCAAACTTTGGAAACTGTGTGCCCCATACTTCATttccttggcaaacttcaagaactACATTTACAAAGATATCAGGCTTAATTACAATTACTCTcagattttccagcagatgcCAAATATCAAAACGGACATTGAAGTTCCTGAAATCACCTTATTTAATAGAAACGTCGCGATCGACTCTTATATCGGCTACGCATACTAG
- a CDS encoding U3 small nucleolar ribonucleoprotein LCP5, translating to MSVKELLKSITESIELTSSSLDNVVAYLEDSEKIPELVQSLVQESESSQEVEGVSLLSLKNNSMISYINNLLVILGSRISLMKDGDTEMFDNAVKNSIVQRVTLDRGVKPLEKKLNYQLDKLVSAYQRREKEQNDASEKVQEMVHNNSSEDSEDSEDEDEGLNYRPDASAFMKKDSKQETSEKEEDDGKYRPPKIAAVLPPQTFSESDTTQKRRRNLQSMDEYLDELSESPAVETSIGSTIVNKGRDMKTKRQLEKEAEIQRYEEENFTRLPASQLKMSAKEKRKKQQNEFFGEDWSMFDNSRDVTTEKKRKRLSAWERAKRRKD from the coding sequence ATGTCTGTGAAAGAGCTGCTTAAATCGATCACAGAATCAATCGAGCTaacgtcgtcctcgttggaCAACGTGGTGGCGTATTTGGAAGACTCTGAGAAAATCCCAGAGCTTGTGCAGTCGCTTGTTCAAGAGTCGGAGTCTTCTCAGGAAGTAGAAGGTGTCTCCCTGCTTTCTCTAAAGAACAACAGCATGATATCATACATTAATAATCTTTTGGTCATTCTTGGATCCCGCATTAGCCTAATGAAAGATGGAGACACAGAGATGTTTGATAATGCCGTTAAAAATAGCATAGTTCAAAGAGTCACCTTAGATAGAGGTGTCAAACCtttagaaaaaaaactcaACTATCAGCTCGACAAATTGGTGAGTGCGTACCAGCGTCGAGAGAAAGAGCAAAATGATGCAAGCGAAAAAGTGCAGGAGATGGTGCATAACAATTCCAGCGAGGACAGTGAGGACAGtgaagatgaggacgaagGGTTAAATTACAGGCCAGACGCTTCTGCGTTCATGAAGAAAGATTCAAAGCAAGAAACATcggaaaaagaagaggacGATGGAAAGTACCGTCCACCGAAAATTGCTGCCGTTTTACCTCCACAGACGTTTTCCGAATCCGACACTACACAGAAACGCCGCCGAAACCTGCAATCCATGGACGAGtatttggacgagcttAGCGAATCACCCGCTGTGGAGACTTCCATTGGCTCTACGATCGTGAACAAAGGACGAGACATGAAGACGAAGCGCCAGTTGGAGAAGGAGGCCGAAATTCAGCGCTACGAAGAAGAGAATTTCACTCGTCTTCCTGCTTCGCAACTGAAGATGTCTGCAAAGgaaaagcgcaagaagcAACAAAACGAAttctttggagaagactGGAGCATGTTTGATAATTCTAGGGACGTGACGACCGAGAAGAAGCGCAAGAGACTCAGTGCATGGGAGCGTGCAAAGCGTAGAAAAGATTAG
- a CDS encoding Pumilio domain-containing protein C6G9.14, which produces MQFDYDKSTAPREKTSTFSLSEFSKNIKDVSQMPRLSPGLMSTPTAQVFMSPEGADNYTHYTHHHHNSLSSLNSSILNPTPGSLTHGVGGSSTTISDIYIGAANATAEPLTPPDYFTQQPGAMDSQSRKSSFSNTIWNQPPNFKLYSPWGSSSTNALGAAYNIPELDSLGLPATIDPNHVPAPDEPVQQHKLTRNRFMSLQGPISVPSFEKQFQNLTISPPQAAPQQSSRKSVSSYPTVLDDSTDILALSKDQFGCRFLQKKIDEDFGKNYPLIFKEVHQHSIELMMDPFGNYLIQKIILNASAEELKLILTNIAPLIHTICRNQHGTRACQKLIDCLSTTGHYRLLQNCLTPHVVNLIQDLNGNHVVQKCIAKFQNDDLQFIIDSICNNIVKISTHKHGCCVLQKLLNRCNHQQVLQLGSEIVANSYQLMQDQFGNYVVQFLISLDIPSLNSELVKIMVPFINDLSTQKFSSNVVEKCLKIKFDQGFNPLVDALLQPQVLGVLVKDQFGNYVVQTAMDNSSPDNKLRFALAIKPMLPMVRHASFGKRIHNKVMGILNDADKNLEGTSQLLPPIDLQRVRPSDAERFL; this is translated from the exons ATG CAATTCGACTATGACAAGTCCACCGCTCCACGCGAAAAGACATCCACCTTCTCTTTAAGCGAGTTCTCCAAGAACATCAAGGACGTCAGTCAGATGCCCCGGCTATCCCCTGGCCTCATGTCCACCCCTACGGCGCAAGTTTTTATGTCTCCCGAAGGAGCAGACAATTACACACATTACACCCATCACCATCACAACTCGCTCTCCTCTCTCAACTCTTCCATCTTGAACCCGACCCCTGGCTCTCTGACCCACGGCGTCGGCGGAAGCAGTACTACGATTTCAGATATATATATCGGCGCTGCAAATGCTACTGCAGAACCGCTTACTCCTCCGGACTACTTCACCCAACAGCCTGGCGCTATGGATTCGCAGTCCCGGAAGAGCTCATTTTCCAACACCATCTGGAATCAGCCTCCCAATTTTAAGCTCTATTCTCCATGGGGGTCTTCCAGCACCAATGCGCTGGGCGCTGCTTACAATATCCCCGAGCTCGACAGTTTAGGGCTTCCTGCTACCATTGATCCCAATCATGTCCCGGCTCCAGACGAGCCTGTACAACAGCACAAGCTTACCAGAAACCGCTTCATGTCATTGCAAGGCCCGATCAGCGTGCCTTCGTTTGAAAAACAATTCCAGAATTTGACCATATCGCCACCACAAGCTGCCCCACAACAGAGCTCTCGCAAAAGCGTATCCTCGTACCCAACGGTGCTAGACGACTCCACGGATATCCTGGCCTTGTCGAAAGACCAGTTTGGCTGCCGTTTTttgcagaagaagattgacgaggattTCGGAAAAAACTACCCGTTGATCTTCAAGGAGGTCCACCAGCACTCAATAGAGCTTATGATGGACCCGTTTGGCAACTACCTCATACAGAAGATCATTCTCAATGCGAGCGCTGAAGagctcaagctgattcTCACCAATATCGCCCCGCTTATTCATACCATCTGCAGAAATCAGCATGGCACTCGTGCTTGCCAGAAGCTCATTGACTGTCTTTCGACCACTGGCCATTACCGTCTGTTGCAGAACTGCTTGACTCCACACGTTGTGAATCTAATTCAGGACCTGAACGGCAATCACGTGGTCCAGAAATGCATCGCCAAGTTTCAGAATGACGACTTGCAGTTCATCATCGACTCTATCTGTAACAATATAGTCAAGATCTCCACCCACAAGCATGGCTGCTGCgttttgcagaagctgttgaacAGGTGCAACCACCAGCAGGTTTTGCAACTGGGCTCTGAGATCGTCGCAAACTCGTACCAGCTGATGCAGGACCAATTTGGCAACTACGTGGTCCAATTCCTGATTTCGCTGGATATCCCGTCTCTGAACTCTGAGCTCGTGAAGATCATGGTGCCCTTCATTAACGACCTTTCCACACAGAAATTCTCCTCAAACGTGGTGGAGAAGTGTCTCAAGATTAAGTTCGATCAAGGCTTCAACCCTTTAGTGGACGCTCTTTTGCAACCTCAGGTTCTGGGAGTCCTGGTGAAAGACCAGTTTGGAAACTACGTGGTGCAGACTGCCATGGACAATTCCTCGCCCGACAACAAACTGAGATTCGCACTCGCCATCAAGCCAATGCTGCCAATGGTCCGACACGCATCATTTGGTAAGCGCATCCACAATAAGGTTATGGGCATCCTCAACGATGCCGACAAGAATTTGGAGGGCACATCTCAACTGTTGCCTCCTATCGATTTGCAACGCGTGCGTCCTAGCGACGCAGAAAGATTTTTATGA
- a CDS encoding Ribosome biogenesis protein NSA2 translates to MPQNEYIEQHIKQHGRRLDYEERKRKREARELHKVAENAQTLKGWKGKQFAKKRYSEKVAMRKKIKAHEESKVKGPKKPKEDDGEALPTYLLDRQQQTTAKAITSSLKQKRMEKADKFSVPLPKVRGISEEEMFKVVKTGKSKSKSWKRMITKHTFVGEGFTRRPVKLERIIRPSALRQKKANVTHPELKVTVLLPILSVKKNPQSPMYTTLGVLTKGTIIEVNVSEMGMVTAGGKVVWGKYAQITNEPDRDGVVNAVLLV, encoded by the coding sequence ATGCCTCAGAACGAGTATATTGAGCAGCATATTAAGCAGCACGGAAGGCGGCTGGATTATGAAGAGCGCAAAAGAAAGAGGGAGGCCAGAGAGCTTCACAAGGTTGCCGAAAATGCCCAGACCTTGAAGGGATGGAAGGGAAAGCAATTCGCCAAGAAGCGTTACTCTGAGAAGGTGGCCATGCgcaagaagatcaaggccCACGAGGAGAGCAAAGTTAAGGGTccaaagaagccaaaggaggacgacggAGAAGCATTACCTACATACTTGTTAGACAGACAGCAACAGACTACAGCAAAGGCCATCACATCCTCGCTTAAACAGAAGAGAATGGAGAAAGCAGACAAGTTTTCTGTTCCACTACCGAAAGTGCGTGGTATCAGTGAAGAAGAGATGTtcaaggtggtgaagaCCGGAAAGTCCAAGTCCAAATCGTGGAAGAGAATGATCACCAAGCACACATTTGTTGGTGAAGGATTTACTAGAAGACCAGTGAAACTGGAGAGAATTATTCGCCCATCCGCATTAAGACAGAAGAAGGCCAACGTGACGCATCCAGAGCTGAAGGTGACGGTCTTGCTACCTATTCTGTCCGTCAAGAAGAATCCTCAGTCGCCGATGTACACCACCCTAGGTGTGCTCACCAAGGGAACCATTATCGAAGTTAACGTGTCTGAAATGGGAATGGTGACCGCTGGAGGTAAGGTCGTCTGGGGTAAATACGCTCAAATCACCAACGAACCAGATAGAGACGGAGTCGTGAACGCAGTGCTATTAGTTTAA
- a CDS encoding Chaperone protein dnaJ: protein MRSRCVFSFTCLLTLVLGGSLEEVDQRFLTEGASLQILQEYDAILNDLRKTDPQDPTISNVLYKHGLVNFSLKRDKLALQDFEYCLDINPNHQGCLDRLRELCIEMGEYDEAEARGINVDEYKQMEQAVVILHNKNRYTESIEKAQELINISPLNMRVRAIIIDCLKKSKLDFAQKVQLLADQYGVLVNNDRSLENYVDLFDLQFFGKATDISSCSKVLKTCLKYDNDFKECRERTKMTVKMSKFFDLYEQISIYYSYLYLDEGDLKRLEDLEPSDDVWRQLHELIFGKIKVRGQENLLGVDISKHRTNLDMLVELTVKALERFGFSKQEILDHSPFLRELARMAKESCIRTGKPYKNKLDYKDEILPEQFAEVDKLLRKKKYAEAKHKLDAMRGGFKKSSLWKQRNEQLLKFRENEQRQRARQQQQKQYQQYQQYQQYQQNQQYQQNQQPPPQRAPDGMDPYKVLGVSKTADDAEIRKAYREKMKQNHPDKMKNSNLSQEEIEQKVAEINNAYEILSDAESKQQYDQQSSGNHGQGFAGQQFRPPNAGGGAFFQGEPFGFNFHFDSFGQNGAKRGYKVKRKGGRG, encoded by the coding sequence ATGAGGTCACGCTGTGTGTTTAGTTTTACGTGTCTATTGACACTGGTGCTGGGCGGCTCACTAGAGGAGGTAGATCAGCGTTTTTTGACAGAAGGGGCTTCGcttcaaatccttcaaGAATACGATGCCATATTGAACGATCTTCGAAAAACTGATCCTCAAGATCCTACGATATCCAATGTGTTGTATAAGCATGGGCTAGTCAACTTCTCTCTTAAGCGAGACAAATTGGCTTTACAGGATTTTGAATACTGTCTTGATATCAATCCAAATCACCAGGGGTGTTTAGACCGACTGCGAGAACTATGTATCGAGATGGGTGAGTACGATGAGGCAGAGGCGCGAGGAATCAATGTGGATGAATACAAGCAAATGGAGCAAGCCGTGGTAATACTACACAACAAGAACAGATACACAGAAAGCATAGAAAAGGCACAGGAGCTCATTAACATCTCCCCACTGAACATGAGAGTGAGAGCCATAATTATTGactgcttgaaaaaatccaaactAGATTTTGCACAGAAGGTTCAGCTTCTAGCCGACCAGTATGGCGTactcgtcaacaacgacaGGTCTCTCGAAAACTATGTGGATCTCTTTGATTTacaattttttggcaagGCCACGGACatcagcagctgctccaaagTGTTGAAAACTTGTCTAAAGTACGACAATGATTTTAAGGAATGCCGCGAGCGGACTAAGATGACGGTCAAAATGAGCAAATTCTTTGACTTGTATGAGCAGATTTCCATTTATTACTCATATCTATATTTAGACGAGGGTGATTTGAAGCGTTTGGAGGACTTGGAACCATCGGACGATGTATGGAGACAATTGCACGAGCTGATATTTGGGAAAATCAAGGTGCGTGGCCAGGAGAATCTACTTGGTGTTGATATTTCCAAACACCGTACCAATCTGGACATGCTGGTAGAGTTGACTGTGAAAGCGCTTGAACGGTTTGGGTTTTCGAAGCAGGAGATCCTGGACCACTCACCGTTTCTCCGCGAACTTGCTCGTATGGCCAAGGAGTCCTGTATCCGCACAGGAAAGCCATACAAAAATAAGCTAGACTACAAGGACGAAATTCTACCGGAGCAGTTTGCGGAAgtggacaagctgctgcgcaaaaaaaagtacGCCGAGGCAAAGCACAAGCTGGACGCCATGCGTGGCGGtttcaaaaagagctcgTTATGGAAACAGAGAAACgaacagctgctcaagttcaGGGAGAATGAGCAGAGACAGAGAGCcaggcagcagcaacaaaaGCAGTACCAGCAGTATCAGCAGTATCAGCAATATCAGCAGAACCAGCAGTATCAGCAGAACCAGCAACCGCCTCCACAAAGAGCTCCGGATGGCATGGATCCTTATAAAGTGTTGGGAGTCTCAAAAACTGCTGATGATGCAGAAATTAGGAAAGCATACAGAGAGAAAATGAAGCAGAATCATCCGGATAAGATGAAAAATTCCAACCTTTCGCAAgaggaaattgagcagAAGGTGGCTGAGATCAACAATGCCTACGAGATCCTGTCGGATGCGGAATCGAAACAACAATACGACCAGCAATCAAGTGGAAACCATGGGCAGGGCTTTGCAGGTCAACAATTTCGTCCCCCTAATGCAGGCGGCGGCGCCTTCTTTCAGGGGGAACCATTCGGATTTAATTTCCACTTTGACTCATTCGGTCAGAATGGGGCCAAGCGCGGCTACAAAGTAAAGAGAAAAGGCGGTAGGGGCTGA
- a CDS encoding Cytoskeletal protein binding protein required for assembly of the cortical actin cytoskeleton: MASVFLGVYVALYDYQAQNDEELSIQENDLLYLLEKSDIDDWWKVKKRVVDADVEEPSGLVPSTYIEPAKVIGHATALYDYDKQTEEELTFTEGAQFDVYDTSDQNWTLVGLNGQQFGFVPANYIEMGQTQQPTSQVPHLSSYGSNTALKDFPPPPQKADAREDRAPSIESPAPQMPVRPNITGSAHSPDEEAPPPMPSRPRSSTVNSRRSVVSDTYAESRYSDGVPATQDNDAFVKDDFFTWTVYEIDGRKKKKATFAIGNSSIFITPSGSSDSRDWSINDLLNYSHEKKHVFLDFKNPNASYELHAGTKDSAEAIVSILGDLKGMASMSALKDVKEASIPNTKKQGKIIYDFEAASPDELTCFEGDTVNIINDKKSKDWWMVQNVETGEQGVVPSNYVKIIGSSSGSAAAAGLRSLFSRKGSSSSLSPKKKRAEKERKKEAERELALEREELERQRRRQQRKERELRDRSERERVRKADEREREKRAKSGSKHKDSSKPNPYRVRTWIDRSGAFKVEAEFLGCSDGKIHLHKVNGVKIAVAAQKLSVEDLEFVERITGMSLESYKDKKPSPPQRSEPAPAVVTAPEKPKSSAIPFNEKLYEFWFDFFVTCGVDANVCDKYARNFTTEQMDEAIMADIDTPLMRTLGLKEGDILRVNKYLDNKFNRKPEPLSTQPTNGGLFSTNDGSLKTNKANASMDSVNGQNLKQQFEDDAWSLKPAAKTGESKTVTPQLTGSIQDLVNIKPMEPTKSGITDSSASASAPQKPASTGSTSTLPTVTPQKTSGTLNPQLTAMQTGALMAMPTGFMPITMVPMLTGQATGLIPLQPTGKIIPATTFAQRTGGAMPATTFAQKTGGFMPVTTFGSLAQPQPTGGLVPLQPTGLVINKTGGVQRTGGNLVPLQTSFPAMQATMRTGGLMGQPTGTFGQQTLLPGGVMGQQTGFQNGGLGQPAGFQSGYQPGFQPNFQPNFQTGLQTGAQPTLHTGLQNGLTGQRTGFVPQSQFGMNQLSNMFAQTSLGGPTGTNYMNTGMNMNGMNTGFNTMSNPAANFNTGMNMNGMNQLPPTSFNSSFNEPLTSQPTGLGFGNAPSTSFGLQSQPTGKRANLANATADNPFGF, translated from the coding sequence ATGGCCTCCGTATTTTTGGGAGTCTATGTCGCTCTGTACGACTATCAGGCCCAGAACGATGAGGAACTTTCCATACAGGAGAATGATCTTCTTTATCTTCTCGAAAAATCCGATATAGATGACTGGTGGAAAGTGAAAAAGAGAGTCGTCGACGCAGACGTCGAAGAACCCTCAGGACTGGTTCCCAGCACCTATATCGAGCCGGCAAAGGTGATAGGACATGCTACAGCCCTGTACGACTATGATAAAcagacagaagaagagcttACCTTCACCGAAGGCGCCCAATTCGACGTTTACGATACGTCTGACCAAAACTGGACTCTTGTTGGCTTGAATGGTCAGCAATTCGGATTTGTGCCTGCTAATTACATAGAGATGGGACAGACTCAGCAGCCTACCTCGCAAGTGCCACACCTGTCTTCTTATGGGTCTAATACCGCTCTGAAAGACTTCCCTCCTCCTCCGCAGAAAGCCGACGCACGTGAAGACAGAGCTCCATCGATCGaatctcctgctccacAGATGCCTGTCAGGCCAAATATCACCGGATCTGCGCATTCTCCAGACGAGGAAGCGCCTCCTCCGATGCCTTCCAGACCGAGAAGCAGCACCGTTAATTCCAGAAGAAGCGTGGTTTCCGACACCTATGCGGAGTCTCGCTATTCCGATGGTGTGCCAGCCACTCAGGACAACGATGCATTTGTGAAGGACGACTTCTTCACCTGGACGGTGTATGAGATTGACGgcaggaagaaaaagaaggcCACGTTTGCAATTGGCAACTCGTCGATTTTTATCACCCCTAGCGGATCGTCGGATTCTAGAGATTGGAGCATCAACGATTTGCTCAATTACAGCCACGAGAAGAAACATGTGTTCCTAGACTTCAAGAACCCAAATGCTTCATATGAGTTACATGCTGGAACGAAAGATTCCGCAGAGGCCATTGTGTCGATTTTGGGCGATCTCAAGGGCATGGCCTCGATGAGTGCCCTGAAAGACGTCAAGGAGGCATCAATTCCTAATACGAAGAAACAAGGAAAGATCATATACGACTTCGAGGCCGCCTCTCCAGACGAGCTTACTTGTTTCGAGGGTGACACCGTCAACATTATCAACGACAAAAAGAGCAAGGACTGGTGGATGGTGCAGAACGTTGAAACCGGAGAACAAGGGGTGGTCCCTTCAAACTATGTCAAGATTATAGGTTCAAGCTCTGGATCTGCTGCGGCAGCCGGTCTGAGGTCTTTATTCTCCAGAAAAggctcctcctcgtcgctgagTCCTAAGAAGAAACGTGCTGAGAAGGAGAGGAAAAAGGAGGCAGAAAGAGAATTGGCTCTTGAAAGAGAGGAATTGGAAAGACAGAGACGTCGCCAACAACGTAAAGAGAGGGAGCTTAGAGACCGTTCTGAAAGAGAGAGAGTCAGAAAAGCGGACGAAAGggaaagagaaaaaaggGCCAAATCCGGCTCCAAGCACAAGGACTCATCAAAGCCTAATCCGTACCGTGTTCGTACTTGGATCGACAGATCTGGTGCGTTCAAGGTTGAGGCCGAATTTCTGGGATGTTCTGATGGTAAGATCCATTTGCATAAAGTGAATGGTGTCAAGATCGCTGTTGCTGCTCAGAAGTTGTCTGTTGAAGATTTGGAGTTTGTGGAAAGAATAACCGGTATGTCCCTGGAGTCTTACAAGGACAAAAAGCCATCACCTCCTCAACGGTCagagccagctccagctgtTGTTAcggctccagaaaaaccTAAGAGCTCAGCAATACCTTTCAATGAAAAATTGTATGAATTTTGGTTTGACTTCTTTGTCACTTGCGGAGTGGACGCAAACGTTTGTGATAAGTATGCAAGAAATTTCACCACAGAGCAGAtggacgaggccatcaTGGCAGACATCGATACTCCTTTGATGAGAACACTTGGATTGAAAGAAGGAGACATCTTGAGAGTTAACAAGTATTTGGATAATAAGTTCAACCGCAAGCCAGAGCCTCTCTCGACTCAACCAACTAATGGCGGCCTATTCAGTACCAATGACGGCTCGTTGAAGACTAACAAGGCAAATGCATCGATGGACTCTGTAAACGGCCAAAATCTGAAACAGCAATTTGAAGACGACGCCTGGTCGTTGAAACCGGCTGCTAAGACTGGCGAATCCAAGACTGTGACGCCACAGCTCACCGGGTCGATCCAGGATTTAGTCAACATCAAGCCAATGGAGCCAACGAAGAGTGGCATTACCGattcttcagcttctgcttCTGCGCCTCAGAAGCCCGCATCGACGGGCTCGACCAGCACCCTTCCAACTGTTACTCCTCAGAAGACTTCTGGCACTCTGAACCCACAACTGACAGCCATGCAGACCGGCGCCCTGATGGCAATGCCTACAGGTTTCATGCCTATTACCATGGTTCCTATGCTTACAGGACAAGCCACAGGCTTGATACCTTTGCAACCAACAGGAAAAATCATTCCGGCCACTACTTTTGCTCAGAGGACCGGAGGCGCCATGCCAGCCACGACCTTTGCTCAGAAGACAGGTGGTTTCATGCCTGTGACCACGTTTGGTTCTCTTGCTCAGCCTCAGCCAACGGGAGGCTTGGTGCCTCTGCAGCCAACGGGTCTGGTGATTAACAAGACAGGAGGAGTGCAAAGAACTGGAGGTAATCTGGTGCCTTTGCAGACCAGTTTCCCGGCTATGCAGGCCACTATGAGAACAGGCGGTTTGATGGGTCAACCTACGGGTACTTTTGGACAGCAGACACTCTTGCCAGGCGGAGTGATGGGACAGCAGACCGGATTTCAGAATGGTGGCTTGGGACAACCAGCTGGCTTCCAATCCGGATATCAGCCAGGTTTCCAACCAAACTTCCAGCCAAACTTCCAAACCGGTCTTCAGACTGGAGCACAGCCAACACTGCATACTGGATTGCAAAATGGACTGACGGGTCAGCGTACTGGCTTTGTTCCTCAGAGCCAATTCGGCATGAATCAACTCAGCAACATGTTTGCGCAAACTTCGCTCGGTGGCCCAACGGGTACGAATTACATGAACACAGGCATGAACATGAACGGCATGAATACTGGGTTCAACACCATGTCCAACCCAGCTGCGAACTTTAACACGGGCATGAATATGAATGGCATGAACCAGCTCCCACCAACCAGCTTCAATTCTTCGTTCAATGAGCCTTTAACGTCGCAGCCAACTGGACTGGGCTTTGGAAATGCACCTTCCACATCTTTTGGACTGCAAAGTCAACCTACCGGCAAAAGAGCTAATTTGGCTAATGCTACCGCAGATAATCCGTTTGGATTTTAA